The genomic segment ctctgagcggtcttcatcctgtctcggatcttgaccactatTTCTGCaatctgctgaacaatctctgaaccaagttctgatctctcaccgacttcattcCAATAAATCAGcaatctgcacttccttccatacaatacTTCGTATGTAGCCATACATATAGATTAttaaaaactgttgttgtaggtaaattcTACTAGGGGTAGTTTCGATTCTCAATTCCCATGAAAATCGATCACACATGCTCGCAAAAAAtattccaatatctgaatcactcactcagactggccatctgtctgagggtgaaatacCGTACTGAATAGAAACTTCTTCCCCACAACTGCatgaaaactcttccaaaaggacgatgtgaatctcgggtccgtgtcagacacaatagaaaccGATATCCCGTGCAATaggactatctcccgaatatagaACTCtacatactgagtcatggagaacgTCGTCATCACGGGTAAGAAATGTTCcgatttagtaagtcgatcaACTATAACACAAATAGCATTAGATCCCCTAACTGGCCTTGGCAATCCAACAACGAAattcatggtgatattctcccatttctactcgggaatagggagcggcttaagcattcctgctggcctccgatgctctgctttcactttcTGACAAGTAaggcattcagatacaaatcggcAAATGTcccgcttcatccctggccaccaatacagcatcTGTAAGTCCTTTTACATCTTGGTACCCCCTGGATGGATAGAACACGAAGATGTATGtacctctgtcaaaatatcctatCTGATCGAAtaaacactaggcacccacaaccttcctctgtacctcacgatacgatcggacactgtgtagagtacactaccCTTGACTTCATCCtttagtctccatttctgtaactgttcgtctgaaggctgacctctacggattcggtctagcaatgAAGACTGGACTATCAGATTAGACAActtgggagctctgcccttgggaTAAACTTCTAGgacaaacctctgaatctcttaCTGAAAAGATCTTTGCGCTGACAGCTGCGCTACGACTGCTaccttcctgctcaaagcatctgccacaacagtAGCTTTCTCTTGGTGGTatctaatttcacaatcgtagtcttttactaactccaaccaccatCTTTTTCTCatgttcagttctttctgcatgaagaagtacttgagactcttgtgataaGTGAATATCtagcatttctcgccgtacaaataatgtctccatatcttcaacgcaagctaactcgagatcattAGTCGGgcagttcttctcatgcactttcaactgtctggaggcataagctataacccgaccatgaccatgctgcatcaatagtGCGCCTAAATCGAGCTTAGAAGCGTCGATGTATAACATAAAATTACCTTGCCCTGAAGGCATGTCTAAAACTGGCGTTGCGATAatagcttgcttcaaagtatcgaaactcttctgaAACTCGTCACTCCATAgaaatttagcatttttcttagtcaatgaagtgagtgacactgcaatcgaggaaaacccctgaataaatttgttgtagtagcctgccaagcctaggaaactacggatctctgacagtgttcttcggctcaacccattcttttATCGCGGCCACTTTAGTTaaatccacctcaatgccactgctagatataatatgtctcaaaaatgctactttctccaaccagaattcacacttaatGAATTTTGcgaacaacttgcgactctgcaagacttgAAAAAATGTACCCGAATGCTGAATGTGCTTCTCATAGCTTTTCAAGTATATAAGAATgccgtcaatgaatactatgacgaactgatctagatagggctgaaatactcgattcattaggtccataaaattcactggagcatttgtcagtcCAAATGACATCACTAAGAATTCGTAGTGCCCGTATCTAGTTCTCAAggttgtcttgtgaacatctgcatcctttaccttcagttgatgatacccagaacgtgGATCTCTCTTAGataacactgtagctccctgtaactgatcaaataagtcctcaATCCTTGGTAATGGTTATTttttcttgatcgttaccttgttcaattcttggtaatcaatacacaaactcatgcttccatctttcttctttacgaagagtaccgatgcgccccatggtgagaaactaaggcggatgaattctttgtctaggagcttctgaatttgctgtttgagctctaacatctctgctggagcCAAACGGTACTGTTCTTTATAGATTGGCACAATGCCTAgcacaaggtcaatggcgaactccacttctctctctggtggaaggcctatGACGTCGTCTAGGAAAACgttaggaaaatctctgacaagtGGTACATTCGATATCGACGGGGAGGGTGCGTCAGGTGTTGAAATTATACTAGCCAAGAATGCCTGACATCCGTTATGTATAAGTtttcgtgcctgcatgcaagagatcatgcgagagaAGCTTCTCCACTTGTATGGCTCAAAAAGAAATTGATTCATGCCCAATGATTTTACCAACACTgatattttctgaaaatcaattagaactctgttcttcgtcagccagtccatccccaaaataacataaaactgtggcatcggcaacacaatcagatcgacGTAAACTAGGTGGCCCTGTAGTTAAAGATCGATATCTCTTACCATGCTAGTAGCTAATAACTCCTCCCTTGATGGAACCGTCACGGAGTATCTCACGTGGAGTCCAATGGATTTGACACCCAAATAGTTAGCGAACGTCTCTGAGATagaagagtgagtggccccagAATCtaacaaggccttcgtggctactctctttataaAGATATTTCCTGaaggacgttagcacaacacataaACCTATACCCAAAAATACTAATCTTAGCCTCATTCATAGTTGGAAATTTCTATCCAAAGTCTCCAAAATACGAAAAAAATATACTAATATCCCCAAgcaaaaaaaattcgaaacatgcatgACCAAAAATAAATGTTGTGCTGAACTAAATAGGTTACCAGCTAGTAGGGTCGTGTCTGGTttcgcctcctcggcatgcatggcgaacactctcctcTGGGTTGGCTGTCTCCACTGCTGGCAGTCCTTCAGCATGTGATCACTGGCTCCACCCTTGAAGCATTTTCCCAAACCCCATAAACAATGCCCCATATGTTGGCGGTTGCATTTCGAGCACATTGGATACTCACCAGTCTTCTGAGTAGCCTTCCCTTGCGGTATAGGAACTTTTCCTTTCGACGGTATTTGAAACGTCCTCTTTCCCTGCTGTCCTTGGAAAGGCCTTTTGAATTGCTGTTGTTGGggcgcctgatagggcctcttgccctgcctgtcattcTCGATGTctttctggtcctgctctgccgccaaggctctcgaCACGACAACAATATAAGTAGTAGGACCTGCCACTCGAATACcacggtgcaagatcggccgtaaaccatcAATGAAACACCTCAGCTTTTCCCTGGAATCGTTCGCAATTATGGGCatgaagtgacaccccctctcaaactttctTACGAACTCTGCCACGCTACGTTCTCCCTGTTGCAAAGTCATGAAATCCTTGGTTAGGCAGGAGCATaattcctcagtgaagtacttggagtaaaacacTTCCTTGTAACCCTCCCAAGTAAGAGTCTGCAAATTCACTGATACagacgcgctctcccaccacagtctggcgtccctAGTCAACAGAAAGGTGGCGCATCTAACTCTAtatgcatcctgcagctccataaatgtgaatatcacctcgatggacttaatccatcacTCAGCTATCATCGAGTCAGTAGTCCTcgagaactcctttggattcatcctcctgaatctctcatacaccgcctctGGCTTGGGCGGCCTCGCTCCAATATCTACTCCAGCATTGTTTCCCGCAAACTATGCGAAGAACTAAGTCATTTCTGCAAGAATCTGTGCTGCATATCTTGCgttggacgaggaggagtgaccctctcctcatctcgagcctctctatACTCTTCACCTGCTCCCCGTGCAATCATATGTTttggaggcatactgttccaaaatttacccaacacgtaaaccaacatgcatgaacataatatcaatatcatcGTAAGATGAACGTAAATCGAACTAAACGGGTACATgctaaaacatgactttgatgcttactacatgaaagaattttaaaactttaaaactttcagacttgaggcgtgaattcgtgagcttctcgcaaccggcagtaggcataaccctttacaagaacaccgctctgataccaactataacataccgtacttttgaaaatacttaaaattttcggaaaataaaattttttctta from the Primulina tabacum isolate GXHZ01 chromosome 16, ASM2559414v2, whole genome shotgun sequence genome contains:
- the LOC142528405 gene encoding uncharacterized protein LOC142528405, with translation MELQDAYRVRCATFLLTRDARLWWESASVSVNLQTLTWEGYKEVFYSKYFTEELCSCLTKDFMTLQQGERSVAEFVRKFERGCHFMPIIANDSREKLRCFIDGLRPILHRGIRVAGPTTYIVVVSRALAAEQDQKDIENDRQGKRPYQAPQQQQFKRPFQGQQGKRTFQIPSKGKVPIPQGKATQKTGEYPMCSKCNRQHMGHCLWGLGKCFKGGASDHMLKDCQQWRQPTQRRVFAMHAEEAKPDTTLLAGNIFIKRVATKALLDSGATHSSISETFANYLGVKSIGLHVRYSVTVPSREELLATSMKELNMRKRWWLELVKDYDCEIRYHQEKATVVADALSRKVAVVAQLSAQRSFQ